A single Pyxicephalus adspersus chromosome 8, UCB_Pads_2.0, whole genome shotgun sequence DNA region contains:
- the LURAP1 gene encoding leucine rich adaptor protein 1, producing MISTHVCHPHPLLVPLQACLRAIDVQILQQLLVVNEGIESVKWILEERVNVTSRCSSLTSSQYSLSGSREASRRGSWASLHDPTDKLDSISIGSYLDTLADELDEYSLSTSEPLVSSTPYRHVMPPTTTEQEGALPERGDCATGMMGKGPRPHIISQTGQSHTPETDGRLPEAKVRCGQNGRVDIDKLTNKIQLEYDAHWRWVQSQDDVTFL from the coding sequence ATGATCAGTACCCATGTGTGCCACCCTCACCCTCTGCTTGTCCCCCTGCAGGCGTGTCTGAGGGCCATCGATGTGCAGATCCTGCAGCAGTTGCTGGTGGTGAATGAAGGGATCGAGTCGGTGAAGTGGATCCTGGAGGAGCGGGTGAATGTGACCAGTCGTTGCAGCAGTCTGACCAGCAGTCAGTACAGTCTGAGCGGTAGCCGGGAGGCATCTCGGCGTGGCAGCTGGGCCAGCCTCCATGACCCCACCGACAAGCTGGACAGCATTTCTATTGGCAGCTACCTGGACACGCTGGCCGACGAGCTGGACGAATACAGCCTGAGCACCAGCGAGCCGCTCGTGTCCTCCACCCCATACCGCCACGTCATGCCACCGACTACCACCGAGCAGGAGGGCGCGCTCCCAGAGCGAGGGGACTGTGCCACGGGCATGATGGGTAAAGGGCCCCGGCCACACATCATTTCCCAGACTGGACAATCGCACACTCCGGAAACAGACGGACGACTCCCAGAGGCCAAGGTCAGATGTGGGCAGAACGGCCGGGTGGACATTGACAAACTGACCAATAAGATCCAGCTGGAGTACGACGCCCACTGGCGCTGGGTGCAGTCTCAGGATGATGTGACGTTCTTGTAG